The following proteins are co-located in the Spinactinospora alkalitolerans genome:
- a CDS encoding DoxX family protein, translated as MTDASSTGGTAAPGRRANIALWALQIPTALFFALASALPKLIAHPSAVEGFEAMGTGAWFMYLIGVLELAGAVALLIPILSGLSALAFIGLMIGAFITQVVMFDGQNAATPIIIMVVMAVIAWGRRGRTAQLAERVSAVLRAPGHRARSA; from the coding sequence ATGACCGATGCATCGAGCACCGGCGGGACGGCGGCACCGGGACGCCGGGCGAACATCGCGCTCTGGGCGCTGCAGATTCCGACCGCGCTCTTCTTCGCTCTGGCCAGCGCGCTCCCCAAGCTCATCGCCCACCCCTCGGCCGTGGAGGGCTTCGAGGCGATGGGGACCGGCGCCTGGTTCATGTACCTGATCGGCGTCCTGGAACTGGCCGGTGCCGTCGCGCTGCTGATCCCGATCCTCTCCGGGCTTTCCGCGCTGGCCTTCATCGGCCTGATGATCGGCGCGTTCATCACCCAGGTCGTCATGTTCGACGGCCAGAACGCCGCCACGCCGATCATCATCATGGTGGTCATGGCCGTCATCGCCTGGGGCCGCCGCGGGCGCACCGCGCAGCTCGCCGAGCGGGTCTCGGCGGTTCTCCGGGCGCCGGGACACCGCGCCCGCAGCGCGTGA